The Neobacillus sp. OS1-2 genome includes a window with the following:
- a CDS encoding glycosyl hydrolase family 18 protein: MAVHVVKTGENLWMISAMYGVSIQTIVELNGLPSTSTLVPGIALYLPDSLPPLRPYPIKAGDQIWQLAQVFNTDISTILAANPGVDPKRLIVGQIINIPSSLKLEIATLGFLVPSSVNANLETLNDLAGQLTYLAVVAYSFTKEGYAFNVSEDSAIVARCKELNITPLLMIRNYTGSDFSAELAGSVLENPTFRTNLVASIVNLTIQRGFGGVSIDLEFIPPRRRNDFITFLTDLKLALGELILHVNVHAKTADIPTNRIIGAYDYAKIGQVADLVAVMTIDYGYPGGPPDPIAPITWLEQVIQYSITQISPRKLQIALPLYGYDKVVHTNATHARSVLAAQNLAISTGSSIEFDNSAKSPWFRYWHGVEEHVVWFEDIRSYIEKYRLMDVYQLVGTTFWQISLPAPQNWAYLRKNIAVLKNII; this comes from the coding sequence ATGGCAGTTCATGTTGTGAAGACGGGCGAAAATTTGTGGATGATTTCTGCGATGTATGGAGTTTCAATTCAAACGATTGTTGAGCTAAATGGGTTACCTTCGACAAGTACACTTGTCCCGGGAATTGCCCTCTATCTCCCGGACAGTCTGCCGCCACTCCGTCCTTATCCAATAAAGGCAGGCGATCAAATTTGGCAGTTAGCCCAAGTTTTTAATACAGACATTTCAACGATTTTAGCGGCTAATCCCGGTGTAGATCCAAAACGGCTCATTGTCGGACAGATAATCAATATTCCCTCATCATTAAAATTAGAAATAGCCACACTTGGCTTCTTAGTGCCTTCTTCTGTCAACGCTAACCTGGAAACACTCAATGATCTTGCGGGGCAATTAACGTACCTGGCGGTTGTCGCCTATTCTTTTACAAAAGAAGGATACGCTTTTAATGTGTCTGAGGACTCGGCGATTGTGGCGAGGTGTAAAGAATTAAACATTACCCCGTTACTGATGATTCGTAATTATACGGGCAGTGATTTCAGTGCAGAATTGGCGGGAAGTGTGCTTGAAAATCCTACATTTCGAACAAATTTGGTCGCAAGTATCGTGAATCTTACCATCCAAAGGGGTTTTGGTGGTGTCAGCATTGACCTTGAATTTATTCCCCCGCGAAGGCGCAATGATTTTATTACTTTTTTAACAGATTTAAAGTTGGCTTTAGGCGAATTGATCCTACACGTGAATGTTCACGCCAAAACAGCAGATATTCCTACCAATCGCATCATTGGTGCATACGATTATGCAAAAATTGGCCAGGTCGCCGACTTGGTTGCGGTTATGACGATTGATTACGGATACCCAGGTGGCCCGCCAGATCCGATTGCCCCGATTACCTGGCTTGAACAGGTGATTCAATACTCTATTACCCAAATTAGCCCTCGAAAACTACAAATCGCCTTGCCGCTTTATGGGTATGACAAGGTTGTCCATACGAATGCAACACATGCCAGGTCAGTGCTCGCAGCACAAAATCTAGCGATTTCCACCGGTTCCTCGATTGAATTTGACAACAGCGCCAAATCCCCATGGTTTCGCTATTGGCATGGAGTAGAGGAGCATGTTGTTTGGTTTGAAGACATTCGCAGTTATATAGAAAAGTATCGCTTAATGGATGTTTATCAATTAGTCGGCACAACCTTTTGGCAAATTAGCCTGCCGGCACCGCAGAATTGGGCGTACTTAAGAAAAAATATTGCTGTTCTGAAGAATATTATCTAA
- a CDS encoding DEAD/DEAH box helicase, whose protein sequence is MSKLTTIYPQAIEHTKMKVIEDIDHYLETNELQPSFEQYMKDRGHYLEQIWVNVWLNKSTNDVPKNEKKQFLSEKGFEVHGIDRKLLNKLFRDEMRSYQPFNVMEWVEETFSGQEELWAERYQEAKVNFLKREEQKDLEEKKQMLRGEIEDFAVGILEDQYELFYLYIRYFVAKQLAADLKNNMKFQAIDPVALEEKLVNQGSFDSSEYTTVATFFGELTGDIHKTLNWGRSTYEYQTYFFVYESLISDYISELIPEKILEQLSDELMADFYDVFHEKLSPSFVKGSIAQLIYDLESYFIEDIQDEYVSDLLRIAEVPFDPKVHRAFLKKDLGEREKKQKEEQAELQRKKEAEERMMKDIFGAEYDPSLQRHVRYVLHIGETNTGKTHHALEQMKAAESGLYLAPLRLLALEVFDKLNAEGVSCSLKTGEEEKMVPGAQHISCTVEMFHEKEVYEVVVIDEAQMITDKDRGFSWYKAITKANAKEVHIIGSRNARTMLLELLGNADIEIHEYSRDTPLEVEKKEFHIKHVKKGDALICFSRRRVLETASRLQNDGHSVSMIYGSMPPETRKKQIEQFNKGKTKVIVSTDAIGMGLNLPIRRIVFLENDKFDGTRRRLLTSQEVKQIAGRAGRKGIYDVGKVAFTSDIKKMQNLLLQEDEPVHTFSIAPTNSVFERFQRYYHDLGTFFELWGKFESPKGTKKASLSEEKSLYHLIAGTEIEARLSLMDLYGFLHLPFSKNELVLTRQWEDNMYAIIQGRVLPEPIVKDRSLEELELSYKAIGLHLLFLYRLGERTETIYWERLRAEVSDQVQDRLKTDIKKFVKKCKNCGKKLAWDHSFPTCDACHAAKYRRYRNDDFE, encoded by the coding sequence ATGAGTAAATTAACAACCATATACCCTCAAGCGATTGAACATACAAAAATGAAGGTGATCGAGGACATTGACCACTATTTAGAAACGAATGAATTACAGCCATCCTTTGAGCAATACATGAAGGATCGCGGTCATTATCTAGAACAAATTTGGGTGAATGTCTGGCTAAATAAATCAACAAATGATGTTCCAAAAAATGAAAAGAAGCAATTTTTAAGTGAAAAAGGGTTTGAGGTTCACGGAATTGACCGTAAGCTGCTGAACAAACTCTTCAGAGATGAAATGCGATCCTATCAGCCTTTCAATGTGATGGAGTGGGTGGAGGAAACTTTTTCTGGACAGGAAGAACTGTGGGCAGAGCGTTATCAGGAGGCAAAGGTAAACTTTTTAAAGCGGGAAGAACAGAAAGACCTCGAAGAGAAAAAGCAAATGCTTCGCGGTGAAATCGAGGACTTCGCCGTTGGTATTTTAGAAGATCAATATGAACTTTTTTATCTATATATCCGTTACTTTGTTGCAAAGCAGTTAGCAGCTGATTTAAAGAATAATATGAAGTTTCAGGCGATTGATCCAGTGGCGCTTGAAGAAAAATTAGTCAATCAAGGCTCCTTTGATTCATCTGAATATACAACAGTAGCGACATTTTTCGGGGAACTTACCGGCGATATTCACAAGACACTCAACTGGGGCCGAAGTACCTATGAATATCAAACTTATTTCTTTGTTTATGAAAGTTTAATTTCAGATTATATATCAGAGCTCATTCCAGAGAAAATTCTAGAACAACTTTCGGATGAGCTTATGGCTGATTTTTACGATGTCTTCCATGAGAAATTATCGCCGTCCTTTGTAAAAGGCAGCATTGCGCAGCTCATATATGACCTTGAGAGCTATTTTATTGAAGATATTCAAGATGAATATGTGTCAGATCTATTAAGGATAGCCGAAGTTCCTTTCGATCCAAAGGTGCATCGGGCTTTTCTGAAAAAAGACCTTGGTGAACGGGAAAAGAAACAGAAAGAAGAACAAGCAGAACTTCAGCGAAAAAAAGAAGCCGAAGAACGGATGATGAAAGACATCTTTGGTGCAGAATATGACCCTTCGTTACAGCGACATGTTCGTTATGTCTTACATATTGGCGAGACGAATACGGGGAAAACCCATCATGCACTTGAACAAATGAAGGCAGCCGAAAGTGGCTTATATTTGGCACCACTTCGACTGTTAGCTCTTGAGGTTTTTGATAAATTGAATGCGGAGGGGGTATCTTGCTCATTAAAAACCGGTGAGGAAGAAAAAATGGTTCCGGGCGCACAGCATATCTCTTGTACTGTGGAGATGTTCCATGAAAAAGAGGTTTACGAAGTGGTCGTGATCGATGAAGCCCAGATGATTACCGATAAAGACCGCGGATTTTCGTGGTATAAGGCGATCACAAAAGCGAATGCAAAAGAAGTACATATCATCGGCAGCAGAAATGCAAGAACAATGCTGCTCGAGTTGCTGGGAAATGCGGATATTGAAATTCATGAGTACAGCCGGGATACGCCACTTGAGGTGGAAAAGAAGGAATTTCATATTAAGCACGTTAAAAAAGGTGATGCCCTCATTTGTTTTTCAAGAAGACGTGTTCTGGAAACGGCCTCGCGGCTGCAAAATGACGGGCATTCGGTCAGTATGATTTATGGCAGTATGCCGCCGGAAACGAGGAAAAAGCAGATCGAGCAGTTTAATAAAGGAAAGACAAAGGTAATTGTGTCAACAGATGCAATTGGTATGGGGTTAAATTTGCCCATTCGCCGGATCGTTTTCTTGGAAAATGATAAATTCGATGGAACTAGAAGGCGGCTGCTCACCTCGCAGGAAGTAAAGCAAATTGCTGGCCGGGCCGGTCGAAAAGGAATTTATGATGTCGGCAAAGTCGCGTTTACAAGTGACATCAAAAAAATGCAAAACCTCTTGCTACAGGAGGATGAGCCTGTCCATACGTTTTCGATTGCTCCAACCAATTCGGTGTTCGAACGCTTTCAACGGTATTATCATGATTTGGGGACGTTCTTTGAGCTGTGGGGTAAATTTGAAAGTCCAAAGGGTACAAAGAAAGCTTCCCTTTCTGAGGAGAAGTCCCTCTATCACCTAATTGCCGGGACAGAAATTGAAGCACGACTTTCCTTAATGGATTTGTATGGCTTTTTACACTTGCCTTTTTCAAAAAATGAATTGGTGTTGACGAGGCAATGGGAAGATAACATGTATGCTATTATTCAAGGCAGAGTTCTACCTGAACCAATTGTAAAAGACCGCAGCCTGGAGGAATTAGAATTAAGTTATAAGGCCATCGGGCTTCATTTGTTGTTTTTATATCGGTTGGGAGAGCGAACAGAAACTATTTATTGGGAACGACTGCGAGCAGAAGTTAGTGATCAAGTACAGGATCGGTTAAAGACAGACATTAAGAAATTCGTGAAGAAATGTAAGAACTGCGGGAAAAAATTGGCGTGGGATCATTCGTTTCCTACTTGCGATGCCTGCCATGCAGCAAAATATAGAAGATATCGAAATGATGATTTTGAATAG
- a CDS encoding YbxH family protein, whose product MGAIERSGYRFVPEYSVIMQNGAVHVYNQDQFIEEIQFQFSGKFPEIDQIEELIDEYCNQHNI is encoded by the coding sequence ATGGGGGCAATTGAACGAAGTGGATACCGATTTGTGCCAGAATACAGTGTGATCATGCAAAACGGAGCGGTCCATGTCTACAATCAAGACCAATTTATCGAAGAAATTCAATTTCAGTTTTCCGGGAAGTTTCCAGAGATAGATCAAATCGAAGAATTAATAGACGAATATTGTAATCAACATAATATTTAG